In Halovivax gelatinilyticus, the following are encoded in one genomic region:
- a CDS encoding Leu/Phe/Val dehydrogenase: MVFDALSDGGHEQVSHFSDPETGLQAIIAIHDTSLGPGLGGTRILDYDTDADALEDALRLSGAMTMKAAAADLDLGGAKAVILGDHAEIKTDELLRAYGRAVDCLGGRYITSVDVNTGVPDMEIIAEETEYVVGREDGLGDPSPITATGVLYGLLAAVEFQYGTDDVGDVRVVVQGLGKVGSALASDLIDRGASVTVSDVNQENIDRFLADHDAAVVEPEAVYDEPCDVFAPCAIGGVINDETIPRLECDIVAGAANNILAERRHAEALADRDILYAPDYVINAGGLITVAEEYVGGDRESAFEKATAIGDRLTRMMERAEETDSTVLAAADEYARERIEASDRTTPATFDN; the protein is encoded by the coding sequence ATGGTATTCGACGCGCTCTCGGACGGCGGTCACGAGCAAGTATCACACTTTTCGGACCCCGAAACGGGGCTTCAGGCAATAATTGCGATTCACGACACGTCTCTCGGGCCGGGTCTCGGCGGGACGCGAATCCTCGATTACGACACCGACGCCGACGCGCTCGAAGACGCGCTCCGTTTGTCCGGCGCGATGACGATGAAAGCCGCTGCGGCCGATCTCGATCTCGGCGGCGCGAAGGCCGTCATTCTCGGCGACCACGCGGAGATCAAGACGGACGAACTGCTCCGGGCGTACGGGCGAGCCGTCGACTGTCTCGGCGGGCGCTACATCACGTCGGTCGACGTGAACACGGGCGTCCCGGACATGGAGATCATCGCCGAGGAGACCGAGTACGTCGTCGGTCGCGAGGACGGCCTCGGCGATCCGTCTCCGATCACGGCGACCGGGGTGCTCTACGGCCTGCTCGCCGCCGTCGAGTTCCAGTACGGGACCGACGACGTAGGCGACGTCCGCGTCGTGGTTCAGGGCCTCGGAAAGGTGGGTTCGGCGCTGGCGAGCGACCTCATCGACCGCGGTGCGTCGGTGACCGTCTCCGACGTCAATCAGGAGAATATCGATCGATTTCTCGCCGATCACGACGCCGCCGTCGTCGAACCGGAAGCGGTGTACGACGAACCGTGCGACGTCTTCGCCCCGTGTGCGATCGGCGGGGTGATCAACGACGAGACGATCCCGCGACTCGAGTGTGACATCGTCGCCGGCGCGGCGAACAACATCCTCGCCGAGCGACGACACGCCGAGGCGCTCGCCGACCGCGACATCCTCTACGCCCCCGACTACGTCATCAACGCCGGCGGTCTCATCACCGTCGCCGAGGAGTACGTGGGCGGCGACCGCGAGAGCGCCTTCGAGAAGGCGACGGCCATCGGCGACCGACTCACGCGGATGATGGAACGGGCCGAAGAGACCGATTCGACGGTTCTCGCCGCCGCCGACGAGTACGCCAGAGAGCGCATCGAGGCGTCCGATCGAACGACGCCCGCGACGTTCGATAACTGA
- a CDS encoding GrpB family protein: protein MRTVRQIRVARIREITVSPHEDPIELVDSQYAAWRARYDRDRLERLFDRRDLRDTVYRIEHVGSTAVPDLAAKDVVDLDIVVADRAVGTVSSAIESTLGGTRHENSEVAPRLPFLGRSTVQ from the coding sequence GTGCGGACCGTAAGGCAAATAAGAGTCGCGAGAATCCGCGAAATAACGGTCAGTCCACACGAGGACCCGATCGAACTCGTCGATTCTCAGTATGCGGCGTGGCGAGCACGATACGATCGTGACCGACTCGAGCGTCTCTTCGACCGACGCGACCTCCGAGACACCGTTTACCGGATCGAACACGTCGGCTCGACCGCCGTTCCGGACCTGGCCGCCAAGGACGTCGTCGACCTGGACATCGTCGTCGCCGACCGTGCGGTAGGGACGGTTTCTTCGGCGATCGAATCGACGCTCGGTGGCACTCGACACGAAAATTCGGAGGTGGCACCCCGTCTTCCGTTTCTCGGGCGGTCAACGGTTCAATGA
- a CDS encoding vitamin K epoxide reductase family protein — protein MSTNTQHTAVFESDWEYSPRVASLFGAFAIVATIGWLVTVVLTAIHLFALPAIPADAPVQGSIEVITSQWAYVLGVPLATLGGFYYLTTIGLSLWWFDTRHPILIKVLTPITATGVLFSAYFVYLQLGVIGEICPFCMVSAAATVALFGLELAILKQSETPSLSQMSRDGRSLLAETNVAVVVLPVAMGLVTILGLFVVPVLPLPEAVPFA, from the coding sequence ATGTCCACCAACACACAGCACACGGCAGTCTTCGAGTCTGACTGGGAGTATTCACCCCGCGTCGCGTCGCTGTTCGGCGCGTTCGCGATCGTCGCGACGATCGGGTGGCTCGTGACGGTCGTACTGACCGCGATTCACCTCTTTGCGCTCCCGGCGATTCCGGCTGACGCGCCCGTACAGGGAAGTATCGAGGTGATCACGAGCCAGTGGGCGTACGTGCTCGGCGTGCCGCTCGCGACCCTCGGCGGCTTCTATTACCTCACGACCATCGGGCTCTCACTCTGGTGGTTCGATACCCGTCACCCGATCCTCATCAAAGTCCTTACGCCGATCACGGCGACCGGCGTCCTCTTCTCGGCGTACTTCGTCTACCTGCAACTGGGCGTCATCGGCGAAATCTGCCCGTTCTGTATGGTCTCGGCTGCGGCGACGGTCGCGCTGTTCGGCCTCGAACTCGCCATCTTGAAACAGAGCGAGACGCCGTCGCTATCCCAGATGAGTCGCGACGGACGCTCACTGCTCGCGGAAACGAACGTCGCAGTGGTCGTCCTGCCGGTTGCCATGGGTCTGGTGACGATCCTGGGACTGTTCGTCGTCCCCGTCCTTCCACTCCCGGAGGCCGTCCCGTTCGCGTAA
- a CDS encoding cupin domain-containing protein translates to MGYDTASKSDVESVVPDEVGGMWFLKDTLDAAHLGLTIFELEPGQAGKPHDETDSGQEEIYYVVEGTVDVELADETVRLHREEAIRLDPDERRQIENAGDDRATFVLIGAPL, encoded by the coding sequence ATGGGCTACGATACGGCTTCGAAATCGGACGTCGAATCGGTCGTCCCGGACGAAGTAGGCGGCATGTGGTTTCTGAAGGATACGCTGGACGCCGCTCACCTCGGGCTCACGATTTTCGAACTCGAGCCGGGGCAAGCGGGAAAACCCCACGACGAGACGGACTCCGGACAGGAGGAGATCTACTACGTCGTCGAGGGGACGGTCGACGTCGAACTGGCCGACGAGACGGTGAGACTCCACCGAGAGGAGGCGATTCGGCTCGATCCGGACGAGCGCCGCCAGATCGAAAATGCGGGTGACGACCGCGCGACGTTCGTTCTCATCGGCGCGCCGCTTTGA